One genomic window of Etheostoma spectabile isolate EspeVRDwgs_2016 chromosome 5, UIUC_Espe_1.0, whole genome shotgun sequence includes the following:
- the LOC116690320 gene encoding SEC14-like protein 2, with translation MSGRVGDLSPKQAEALEQFRERIQDISPQLPAQHDHFLLRWLRARNFNVQKSEGMLRKHLEFRKQMKVDTIVTDWRPPEVIEKYLSGGMCGYDREGSPIWYDVIGPVDPKGLFLSASKQDFIKSKIRDCEVLQMECNLQSQRLGRNVESITMIYDVEGLGLKHLWKPAIETYGEILQMFEENYPEGLKRLFVIKAPKLFPVAYNLVKHFLSENTREKINILGGNWQEVLLKYIDADELPMIYGGKMTDPDGDPRCRTKIHHVGPVPPSYYVRDHVKVDYEQCMTVSRGSSQQVDYEILFPGCVLRWQFATESADIGFGVYLKAKKGEWKKAAQMEEVVPTQRYNAHLVPEDGSLTCERPGVYVLRFDNTYSIFQAKRVSFAVEVLLPDHLQSPQTNGGSKNHEEAEGNSQS, from the exons ATGAGCGGAAGAGTCGGAGATCTCAGCCCTAAACAGGCTGAAGCACTGGAGCAG TTTCGAGAGAGGATACAGGACATTTCTCCTCAACTTCCCGCGCAGCATGACCACTTCCTGTTACGCTGGCTCAGAG ccaGAAACTTCAATGTCCAGAAGTCGGAGGGCATGCTGCGAAAG CATTTGGAGTTCAGGAAACAGATGAAAGTAGACACAATAGTCACCGACTGGCGTCCACCAGAG GTGATAGAGAAGTATCTCTCAGGTGGAATGTGTGGTTACGACCGTGAGGGTAGTCCTATCTGGTATGATGTCATCGGACCTGTGGATCCTAAAGGCCTCTTCCTGTCTGCCTCCAAGCAAGACTTCATCAAGTCCAAGATCAGAGACTGTGAGGTTCTGCAGATGGAATGTAATCTCCAGTCGCAGAGG CTTGGGAGGAACGTGGAATCAATCACCATGATCTACGACGTAGAAGGTCTGGGTCTGAAACACTTATGGAAGCCTGCTATCGAAACATATGGAGAG ATTCTCCAGATGTTTGAAGAGAACTATCCAGAAGGCTTGAAAAGGCTGTTTGTCATTAAAG CCCCCAAACTGTTTCCTGTGGCCTACAACCTCGTCAAGCATTTTCTGAGTGAGAACACAAGAGAAAAGATCAATATCCTTGGGG GGAACTGGCAGGAAGTTTTACTGAAGTACATCGATGCAGATGAGCTGCCGATGATATATGGGGGTAAAATGACGGATCCTGATGGAGATCCTCGCTGTCGGACAAAG ATACACCACGTCGGCCCTGTTCCTCCCTCCTACTACGTGCGGGACCACGTAAAGGTGGACTATGAGCAGTGTATGACCGTCAGCCGAGGTTCCTCCCAACAGGTGGACTATGAGATACTCTTCCCCGGCTGTGTTCTCAG GTGGCAGTTTGCCACTGAGAGTGCAGACATTGGTTTTGGGGTGTACCTGAAGGCTAAAAAGGGCGAATGGAAGAAGGCAGCTCAGATGGAGGAAGTCGTGCCCACTCAGCGCTACAACGCCCACTTAGTGCCCGAGGACGGGTCACTGACCTGTGAACGCCCAGGAGTCT ATGTTCTCAGATTTGACAACACTTACAGCATCTTCCAGGCCAAAAGAGTCAGCTTTGCTGTCGAGGTCCTGCTCCCGGACCACTTGCAGTCCCCACAGACAAACGGAGGGTCCAAAAACCACGAGGAAGCTGAGGGCAACAGCCAATCATAA
- the rnf215 gene encoding RING finger protein 215 isoform X2 codes for MASDRCWCCLWVTLPLVLLRGPGLLVAADQVALVEVFLEQRPGVSALLQGDVVESGGGGRSSEDRDEELEGELVLVQSEETQVSAGKGEDDTKEQEPWIGVVPVEMDDSKASTGNQESFTDAMVNKMKRALVLGASALIILALNQNTVSEMDLSQALSKPIIVIQTSENVTKLIGALLRGLQATAKITYKTILQDDLKYLQQLWDTVLLVALILSTGVIVQARWQYQDHQLNDDLELFPKQDVLKRMSSLKTKTYRQPKLWCDPSQPTETDNCAVCLEPFNNNQCLRVLPCLHEYHRDCVDPWLLLHHTCPLCKRSILGSVCRDS; via the exons ATGGCTTCAGATCGCTGCTGGTGCTGTCTCTGGGTAACGTTACCGCTCGTCCTGCTGCGGGGGCCGGGGCTGCTGGTCGCCGCAGACCAGGTCGCCCTGGTGGAGGTTTTCCTGGAGCAGCGGCCCGGCGTCAGCGCTCTGCTCCAGGGGGACGTGGTGGAGTCCGGCGGGGGCGGCAGGAGCTCCGAGGACCGGGACGAAGAGCTGGAGGGAGAGCTGGTCCTG GTCCAGAGTGAGGAGACACAGGTGAGCGCAGGAAAAGGTGAGGACGACACCAAAGAGCAGGAGCCGTGGATAGGAGTGGTGCCTGTGGAGATGGATGACAGCAAAGCCTCCACGGGAAACCAGGAGTCCTTTACTGATGCTATGGTCAATAAG ATGAAGCGAGCATTGGTCCTTGGAGCATCTGCACTGATCATTCTGGCTCTCAACCAAAACACTGTCAGTGAG ATGGATCTGTCTCAGGCGCTGTCCAAGCCCATTATTGTGATCCAGACGTCTGAAAATGTCACCAAGCTGATCGGAGCTCTGCTCAG GGGTCTCCAAGCGACAGCAAAAATCACATACAAGACGATCCTGCAGGACGACCTG AAGTACCTGCAGCAGCTGTGGGACACTGTGCTCCTGGTGGCTCTGATCCTCAGCACCGGAGTCATCGTTCAGGCCCGCTGGCAGTACCAGGACCACCAGCTGAACGATGACTTGGAG CTCTTTCCAAAACAGGATGTCCTGAAGAGAATGTCCTCACTGAAGACCAAAACGTATCGTCAGCCCAAACTGTGGTGTGACCCGTCCCAGCCGACGGAGACAGACAACTGTGCGGTTTGTCTGGAGCCATTCAACAACAACCAG TGTCTACGTGTGCTGCCGTGTCTTCATGAGTACCACAGAGATTGCGTCGATCCCTGGCTGCTGCTGCATCACACCTGTCCTCTGTGCAAACGCAGCATCCTCG GCAGCGTCTGCAGAGACAGTTAA
- the rnf215 gene encoding RING finger protein 215 isoform X1: MASDRCWCCLWVTLPLVLLRGPGLLVAADQVALVEVFLEQRPGVSALLQGDVVESGGGGRSSEDRDEELEGELVLVQSEETQVSAGKGEDDTKEQEPWIGVVPVEMDDSKASTGNQESFTDAMVNKMKRALVLGASALIILALNQNTVSEMDLSQALSKPIIVIQTSENVTKLIGALLRGLQATAKITYKTILQDDLGATLTLWSSCGRSRGGRYGEWQGVICTGETNSQVQKYLQQLWDTVLLVALILSTGVIVQARWQYQDHQLNDDLELFPKQDVLKRMSSLKTKTYRQPKLWCDPSQPTETDNCAVCLEPFNNNQCLRVLPCLHEYHRDCVDPWLLLHHTCPLCKRSILGSVCRDS; encoded by the exons ATGGCTTCAGATCGCTGCTGGTGCTGTCTCTGGGTAACGTTACCGCTCGTCCTGCTGCGGGGGCCGGGGCTGCTGGTCGCCGCAGACCAGGTCGCCCTGGTGGAGGTTTTCCTGGAGCAGCGGCCCGGCGTCAGCGCTCTGCTCCAGGGGGACGTGGTGGAGTCCGGCGGGGGCGGCAGGAGCTCCGAGGACCGGGACGAAGAGCTGGAGGGAGAGCTGGTCCTG GTCCAGAGTGAGGAGACACAGGTGAGCGCAGGAAAAGGTGAGGACGACACCAAAGAGCAGGAGCCGTGGATAGGAGTGGTGCCTGTGGAGATGGATGACAGCAAAGCCTCCACGGGAAACCAGGAGTCCTTTACTGATGCTATGGTCAATAAG ATGAAGCGAGCATTGGTCCTTGGAGCATCTGCACTGATCATTCTGGCTCTCAACCAAAACACTGTCAGTGAG ATGGATCTGTCTCAGGCGCTGTCCAAGCCCATTATTGTGATCCAGACGTCTGAAAATGTCACCAAGCTGATCGGAGCTCTGCTCAG GGGTCTCCAAGCGACAGCAAAAATCACATACAAGACGATCCTGCAGGACGACCTG GGAGCCACGCTCACGCTATGGTCCAGCTGTGGTCGATCGAGAGGAGGTCGCTACGGAGAGTGGCAGGGGGTCATCTGCACGGGAGAGACCAACTCTCAGGTCCAG AAGTACCTGCAGCAGCTGTGGGACACTGTGCTCCTGGTGGCTCTGATCCTCAGCACCGGAGTCATCGTTCAGGCCCGCTGGCAGTACCAGGACCACCAGCTGAACGATGACTTGGAG CTCTTTCCAAAACAGGATGTCCTGAAGAGAATGTCCTCACTGAAGACCAAAACGTATCGTCAGCCCAAACTGTGGTGTGACCCGTCCCAGCCGACGGAGACAGACAACTGTGCGGTTTGTCTGGAGCCATTCAACAACAACCAG TGTCTACGTGTGCTGCCGTGTCTTCATGAGTACCACAGAGATTGCGTCGATCCCTGGCTGCTGCTGCATCACACCTGTCCTCTGTGCAAACGCAGCATCCTCG GCAGCGTCTGCAGAGACAGTTAA